In Passer domesticus isolate bPasDom1 chromosome 7, bPasDom1.hap1, whole genome shotgun sequence, one genomic interval encodes:
- the DGKK gene encoding diacylglycerol kinase kappa isoform X1: protein MAEKLVPGDLFSRKTRESVSSLDLDKLAPISPEVGGEESSDSEGEQEDSSHKLIRKVSTSGQMRSKKSVKEGLLLKQTSSFQRWKRRYFKLRGRTLYYAKDAKSLIFDEVDLSDASVAETSTKNINNSFTVITPFRKLILCAENRKEMEDWITALKSVQKWEIHEATQFNMEHFSGMHNWYACSHARPTFCNVCREALPGVTSHGLSCEVCKFKAHKRCAVRATNNCKWTTLASIGIEIIEDEDGVAMPHQWLEGNLPVSARCAVCDRTCGSVRRLQDWRCLWCKAIVHSACKELLGKRCPLGQYKVSIIPPTALNSIDSDGFWKATCPSTCSSPLLAFVNSKSGDNQGVKFLRKFKQFLNPAQVFDLMNGGPHLGLRLFQKFSTFRILVCGGDGSVGWVLSEIDALGLHKQCQLGVLPLGTGNDLARVLGWGSLCDDDTQLLQVLEKLERATTKMLDRWSVLTYEAPKQSPSALKEEENGDSNIQVQISHYADSVAFHLAKILESDKHSVVISSAKFLCGTVNDFVTEVGRAYKRATENKQEAELMAQKCAMLNEKLDSLVRELNEEAQAIMVPEEMAQATHADVKDQEKAGSFNPNPQPRIFKSKEQLMLRANSLKKALRQIIEQTEKAVDEQNKQTQAYQGSVGPSKDSSEEFKKEEEKLSSRRVTVTSASSSIILDRPDTFGSFQFPEDPSTLHFLEKCVMNNYFGIGLDAKISLEFNNKRDEHPKKCSSRTKNMMWYGVLGTKELLQRTYKNLEQRVQLECDGVPISLPSLQGIAVLNIPSYAGGINFWGGTKEDNNFGAPSFDDKKLEVVAVFGSIQMAMSRVINLQHHRIAQCRVVKITIRGDEGVPVQVDGEAWIQPPGIIKIQHKNRAQMLTRDRAFESTLKSWEDKQKGESYRAATRPRLSSQQSMEYLTEEESSLLQQVSRVAETLIARIHEAAKAHKAMEQELAHAVNASSLALSEALSHKAAGTSEFLSRNMAVEMVLSIKELWAETRAFLEGKALDSPQEEEALQGPLSVLGQELQRLLDIHWLGPIAHPAEEEGASKGSFKLRLNIPKPRKEKDKLQKQKANTVLPADKWGSEEVAAWLETLGLGEYRDIFVRHDIQGSELILLERRDLKDLGITKVGHMKRILQAIKELSNLP, encoded by the exons ATGGCCGAGAAGCTGGTGCCTGGGGACCTGTTCTCGAGGAAAACTCGGGAATCAGTGTCATCCCTGGACCTGGACAAGCTGGCACCCATTTCACCTGAGGTTGGTGGTGAGGAGTCATCCGACAGCGAGGGCGAGCAGGAGGACAGTTCTCACAAGCTCATCCGGAAGGTTTCCACCTCGGGGCAGATGAGAAGCAAG AAGAGCGTAAAGGAGGGGCTGTTGCTGAAGCAGACGAGCTCCTTCCAGAGGTGGAAGAGACGATACTTCAAGCTGCGAGGCAGGACACTTTATTATGCTAAGGATGCCAAG TCCCTGATCTTTGATGAGGTGGACCTGTCTGATGCCAGTGTGGCCGAGACCAGCACCAAGAACATCAACAACAGTTTCACG GTGATCACGCCATTCAGGAAGCTCATTTTATGTGCGGAGAACCGGAAGGAGATGGAGGACTGGATCACGGCCCTGAAATCTGTCCAGAAGTGGGAGATCCATGAG GCCACACAGTTCAACATGGAGCACTTCTCGGGCATGCACAACTGGTACGCCTGCTCCCACGCCCGCCCCACCTTCTGCAATGTGTGCCGCGAAGCTCTCCCAGGGGTCACCTCCCATGGCCTCTCCTGTGAAG TCTGCAAGTTCAAGGCACACAAGCGCTGTGCTGTCAGAGCCACAAACAACTGCAAGTGGACGACTCTGGCCTCCATCGGCATTGAAATCAtcgaggatgaggatggg GTGGCCATGCCCCATCAGTGGCTGGAGGGGAACTTGCCCGTCAGTGCACGCTGTGCTGTGTGCGACCGGACCTGTGGCAGTGTCCGGAGGCTGCAGGACTGGCGGTGTCTCTGGTGCAAGGCCATT GTTCACAGTGCCTGCAAGGAGCTCCTTGGCAAGAGGTGCCCCCTGGGCCAGTACAAAGTGTCCATCATCCCACCAACTGCCTTGAACAGCATCGATTCTGATG GTTTCTGGAAAGCCACCTGCCCCTCgacctgctccagccctctccTGGCTTTTGTCAACTCCAAGAGTGGGGACAACCAGGGTGTCAAGTTTCTGCGCAAGTTCAAGCAGTTCCTCAACCCAGCCCAAGTCTTTGACCTCATGAATGGGGGCCCACACCTGGG GCTGCGCCTCTTCCAGAAGTTCTCCACCTTCAGAATCCTGGTGTGTGGTGGGGATGGCAGCGTGGGTTGGGTGCTCTCTGAGATTGATGCCCTTGGCCTCCACAAGCAG tgtcaGCTAGGTGTCCTGCCGCTGGGGACTGGTAATGACCTTGCACGGGTCCTGGGTTGGGGCAGCCTGTGTGACGATGacactcagctgctgcaggtcctggagaagctggaaagGGCCACCACCAAAATGCTGGACCG GTGGAGTGTGCTTACCTATGAGGCCCCCAAGCAGTCCCCCTCAGCCctgaaggaggaggaaaatgggGACTCCAACATCCAG GTCCAGATCTCCCATTATGCGGACTCTGTTGCCTTCCACCTGGCCAAGATCCTGGAGTCAGACAAGCACTCAGTGGTGATCTCCTCTGCAAA GTTCCTCTGTGGTACTGTCAATGACTTTGTGACTGAAGTTGGGCGGGCTTACAAGAGAGCGACAGAGAACAAGCAGGAGGCTGAGCTGATGGCACAGAAG TGCGCCATGCTGAATGAAAAGCTGGACTCATTGGTGCGGGAGCTGAATGAGGAAGCTCAGGCCATCATGGTCCCTGAAGAAATGGCACAGGCCACCCATGCTGATGTCAAGGACCAGGAGAAAGCTGGCAGCTTCAACCCCAACCCCCAGCCTCGCATCTTCAAATCCAAGGAGCAGCTCATGCTGCGGGCAAACAGCCTGAAGAAAGCCCTGAGGCAAATCATTGAGCAGACAGAGAAAG CTGTGGATGAGCAGAACAAGCAGACCCAAGCCTACCAGGGCAGTGTGGGCCCCAGCAAGGACAGCTCAGAGGAGTtcaaaaaggaggaggagaaactcA GCTCCCGGCGGGTGACTGTGACCTCTGCGTCTTCCTCCATCATCCTGGACCGGCCAGACACCTTTGGAAGCTTCCAGTTCCCTGAAGACCCCAGCACCCT ACACTTCTTGGAGAAATGTGTCATGAATAACTACTTTGGCATTGGCCTGGATGCAAAGATCTCCCTGGAGTTCAACAACAAACGCGATGAGCATCCCAAGAAGTGCAG CAGTCGCACCAAGAACATGATGTGGTATGGGGTGCTAGGCACGAAGGAGCTCCTGCAGCGCACCTACAAGAACCTGGAGCAGCGGGTACAGCTGGAG TGTGATGGGGTGCCTATCTCactgcccagcctgcagggcaTTGCTGTCCTCAACATCCCCAGCTATGCCGGGGGCATCAACTTCTGGGGAGGCACCAAGGAGGACAAT AACTTTGGGGCTCCATCCTTCGATGACAAGAAGCTGGAGGTAGTGGCAGTCTTTGGCAGCATCCAGATGGCCATGTCACGGGTCATCAACCTCCAGCACCATCGCATTGCACAG TGCCGTGTGGTGAAGATCACCATCCGGGGCGACGagggtgtccctgtgcaggtggATGGAGAAGCCTGGATCCAGCCACCTGGCATCATCAAAATCCAGCACAAGAACAGAGCCCAGATGCTGACAAGGGACCGG GCATTTGAAAGCACCCTCAAGTCTTGGGAGGACAAGCAGAAAGGCGAGAGCTACCGAGCAGCTACACGGCCACGGCTCAGCTCGCAGCAGTCCATGGAGTACCTGACTGAGGAGGAGAGCAGCCTCTTGCAGCAGGTCTCACGGGTTGCTGAGACCCTCATTGCCAG GATCCATGAGGCAGCCAAGGCTCACAAAGccatggagcaggagctggcgCATGCAGTCAATGCCAGCTCCCTGGCACTGAGTGAAGCCCTCTCCCACAAAGCTGCTGGCACCTCAGAG TTTCTTAGCAGGAATATGGCTGTGGAGATGGTGTTGAGCATCAAGGAGCTGTGGGCTGAGACCAGGGCATTCCTGGAAGGGAAGGCG CTGGACTCgccgcaggaggaggaggcgctTCAGGGCCCCCTGAGTGTGCTGGGCCAGGAGTTGCAGCGGCTGCTGGACATCCACTGGCTGGGCCCTATTGCCCaccctgctgaggag GAAGGTGCCAGCAAGGGCAGCTTTAAGCTTCGCCTCAACATCCCCAAGCCTAGGAAGGAGAAGGACAAGCTGCAGAAGCAGAAGGCCAACACTGTGCTCCCAG CAGACAAGTGGGGCTCCGAGGAGGTGGCAGCTTGGCTGGAAACGCTTGGTTTAGGAGAATACAGAGACATTTTTGTCCGGCATGACATCCAGGGCTCAGAGTTGATTCTGCTGGAGAGGAGAGACCTTAAG GACCTGGGGATCACCAAAGTGGGCCATATGAAGAGGATCCTTCAGGCCATTAAGGAACTCAGCAACCTGCCCTAG